One Phoenix dactylifera cultivar Barhee BC4 chromosome 14, palm_55x_up_171113_PBpolish2nd_filt_p, whole genome shotgun sequence DNA window includes the following coding sequences:
- the LOC103718321 gene encoding zinc finger protein SHOOT GRAVITROPISM 5 has protein sequence MSPTHHHLGFIFLKSCSMEEDDERELELLLPASSLAHVTCRAPKSAVITEPADHPSLDLSLSMSVGPWRPPSNEDAKSNMRNVQALKQQTAEQIRLAAVEKAYAERVRELTRRELELAEKEFARARMVWERAREEVERVERMKDMATRRINSTCMEITCQACRQRFRP, from the coding sequence ATGTCACCAACACATCACCACCTTGGTTTCATATTCCTCAAGTCTTGTTCCATGGAAGAAGATGATGAGAGAGAACTAGAGTTACTACTCCCTGCATCCTCCTTAGCTCATGTTACCTGCAGGGCACCGAAGTCTGCAGTGATAACCGAGCCTGCTGACCATCCATCACTTGACCTGAGCTTGTCGATGAGTGTTGGACCATGGAGGCCACCTTCAAATGAGGATGCTAAGAGCAACATGAGAAATGTGCAAGCACTGAAGCAACAAACTGCGGAACAGATCCGACTTGCTGCTGTAGAGAAGGCTTATGCCGAGCGAGTGAGGGAGCTGACGAGGAGGGAGCTGGAGCTGGCGGAGAAAGAGTTTGCACGAGCTAGGATGGTGTGGGAGCGAGCTCGAGAAGAGGTGGAGAGGGTGGAGAGGATGAAAGATATGGCCACCAGAAGAATCAATTCCACTTGCATGGAGATCACCTGCCAGGCTTGTCGGCAACGGTTTCGACCATAG